Proteins encoded in a region of the Mycobacterium branderi genome:
- a CDS encoding NAD(P)H-dependent amine dehydrogenase family protein, whose translation MGLRVVQWATGSVGVAAIKGVLEHPELELAGCWVHSDAKSGKDVGEIIGTPPLGVTTTNSIDDILALDADAVIYAPLLPNVEEVAALLRSGKNVVSPVGWFYPTEKEAAPLEVAAQAGNATLHGAGIGPGAATELFPLLLSVMSTGVTFVRAEEFSDLRTYGAPDVLRYVMGFGGTPDNALSGPMQKLLDGGFIQSVRLCVDRLGFAADPEIRSWQEVAVATAPIDSPIGVIEPGQVAGRRFHWEATVRDTPVVRITVNWLMGEENLDPPWSFGPAGERYEIEVRGNPDTFVTVKGWQPETVDEGLKSNPGIVATAAHCVNAVPATCAAPAGIQSFFDLPLITARAAPRLSR comes from the coding sequence ATGGGCTTGCGGGTCGTCCAATGGGCAACCGGGTCGGTGGGCGTGGCCGCGATCAAAGGCGTGCTCGAACATCCCGAACTCGAGCTCGCCGGATGCTGGGTGCATTCGGATGCCAAGAGCGGCAAGGACGTCGGCGAAATCATCGGCACACCGCCGCTGGGCGTGACCACCACCAACAGCATCGACGACATCCTGGCGCTCGACGCCGACGCGGTGATCTACGCACCGCTGCTGCCCAACGTCGAGGAGGTCGCCGCGCTCCTGCGCTCCGGCAAGAACGTCGTCAGCCCCGTGGGCTGGTTCTATCCCACCGAGAAGGAAGCCGCTCCGCTGGAGGTGGCCGCGCAGGCCGGCAACGCCACGCTGCACGGCGCCGGTATCGGGCCGGGCGCGGCCACCGAACTGTTTCCGCTGCTGCTGTCGGTGATGTCCACCGGCGTGACTTTCGTTCGCGCCGAGGAGTTTTCCGACCTTCGCACCTACGGAGCACCCGACGTGCTGCGCTATGTGATGGGGTTCGGCGGCACCCCGGACAACGCTCTGTCCGGGCCGATGCAGAAACTCCTCGACGGCGGCTTCATCCAGTCGGTTCGGCTGTGTGTCGACCGGTTGGGTTTCGCCGCCGATCCCGAGATCCGGTCCTGGCAGGAGGTGGCGGTGGCCACCGCGCCGATCGACTCGCCGATCGGTGTGATCGAACCCGGTCAGGTCGCGGGGCGTCGCTTCCACTGGGAGGCGACGGTTCGCGACACGCCCGTCGTGCGGATCACCGTCAACTGGCTGATGGGTGAGGAAAACCTCGACCCGCCATGGTCTTTCGGGCCCGCCGGAGAACGCTACGAGATCGAGGTGCGGGGTAACCCGGACACCTTCGTCACCGTCAAGGGCTGGCAACCCGAGACCGTGGACGAAGGCTTGAAGAGCAATCCGGGCATCGTCGCGACCGCGGCGCACTGCGTGAACGCGGTCCCGGCGACCTGCGCGGCGCCGGCCGGCATCCAGAGCTTCTTCGACCTGCCGCTGATCACCGCGCGCGCCGCGCCCCGGCTGAGCCGGTAA
- a CDS encoding class II glutamine amidotransferase, producing the protein MCRLFALHAGTNVITATFWLLDAPDNLEAQSRRNPDGTGLGVFDGQGRPQVRKQPIAAWQDNEFAIEAHEMSGTTFVAHVRYATTGSHDVVNTHPFLQDGRIFAHNGVLEGLDVLDDRLREVGTADLVGGQTDSERVFALITASIRACGGDVSTGLVDAVRWLADTVPIYAVNILLSTATDVWALRYPESHELYMLDCRQAGPEFRLRTNRIHAHSDHLRSRPSVVFASEPMDDRRWEPIAPGELVHVDADLQIHRDVVLPDPPKHQLHREDLSAAVEAAQHS; encoded by the coding sequence ATGTGCCGACTCTTTGCGCTGCATGCCGGGACCAATGTCATTACCGCCACGTTCTGGCTGCTGGATGCCCCGGACAACCTGGAGGCGCAGAGCCGGCGAAACCCGGACGGCACCGGGCTCGGTGTGTTCGACGGGCAGGGCCGCCCGCAGGTGCGCAAGCAGCCGATCGCGGCATGGCAGGACAACGAGTTCGCCATCGAAGCGCACGAGATGAGCGGCACCACGTTCGTCGCGCACGTCCGGTACGCGACCACCGGGTCGCACGACGTGGTCAACACCCATCCGTTTCTGCAGGACGGCCGGATCTTCGCGCACAACGGCGTGCTCGAGGGTCTCGACGTGCTCGACGACCGGTTGCGTGAGGTCGGCACCGCCGATTTGGTCGGCGGCCAGACCGATTCCGAGCGGGTGTTCGCGTTGATCACGGCCTCGATTCGGGCATGCGGTGGCGACGTGTCAACCGGACTTGTCGACGCCGTGCGATGGCTGGCCGACACCGTGCCGATCTACGCGGTCAACATATTGTTGAGCACTGCCACCGACGTGTGGGCGCTGCGCTACCCCGAGTCGCACGAGCTCTACATGCTGGACTGCCGCCAGGCCGGCCCGGAATTTCGCTTGCGCACCAATCGTATTCACGCTCACTCCGACCATCTGCGGTCCCGGCCGTCGGTGGTGTTCGCCAGTGAGCCGATGGACGACCGGCGATGGGAACCGATCGCACCCGGTGAGCTGGTGCACGTCGACGCCGACCTGCAGATCCATCGCGACGTGGTGCTGCCCGATCCGCCCAAACACCAGCTGCACCGCGAAGACCTGAGCGCGGCAGTCGAGGCCGCGCAGCACTCGTGA
- a CDS encoding patatin-like phospholipase family protein gives MTVKRALVLAGGGVVGIAWETGILCGIADESPALAQALLDSDVLVGTSAGSTVAAQISSGRSLEDLFTAQVAETSTEIDPGVGVDDITDLFLAAMAEPDTARKRQRIGAAALVAETAPEPVRRKVIAQRLPSHDWPARDLRITAIDVDTGELVVFDRDSGVDLVDAVAASCAVPGAWPPVTIDDRRYMDGGIGSTINLEVADDCDAAVVLVPAGVSAPSSFGAGPAAEMAAWPSRSHAVFADDASLAAFGSNPLDPRCRTASARAGRAQGRREAAAVAAFLGRG, from the coding sequence GTGACGGTCAAACGTGCGCTGGTGCTGGCCGGCGGGGGAGTCGTCGGGATCGCCTGGGAGACGGGCATTCTGTGCGGCATCGCCGACGAGTCGCCGGCGCTGGCCCAGGCGCTGCTTGACTCCGACGTGCTGGTGGGCACCTCGGCAGGCTCGACGGTCGCCGCGCAGATCAGCAGCGGGCGTAGCCTCGAGGATCTGTTTACCGCGCAGGTCGCCGAGACGTCCACCGAGATCGACCCCGGCGTCGGCGTCGACGACATCACCGACCTGTTCCTGGCCGCGATGGCCGAACCGGACACTGCGCGCAAACGGCAACGGATCGGCGCGGCCGCGCTGGTGGCCGAAACCGCGCCCGAGCCGGTGCGCCGCAAGGTGATTGCCCAACGGCTGCCGTCGCACGACTGGCCGGCGCGGGATCTGCGGATCACTGCCATCGACGTCGACACCGGGGAACTCGTTGTGTTCGACCGGGATTCGGGCGTGGACCTGGTGGACGCGGTGGCGGCCAGTTGTGCGGTGCCCGGCGCGTGGCCGCCGGTCACCATTGACGACCGGCGGTACATGGACGGTGGGATCGGCAGCACGATCAACCTGGAGGTGGCCGACGACTGCGACGCCGCGGTGGTGTTGGTGCCCGCCGGGGTGTCGGCGCCGTCGTCGTTCGGTGCCGGGCCTGCCGCGGAAATGGCGGCTTGGCCGTCGCGATCGCACGCGGTGTTCGCCGACGACGCATCGCTTGCGGCCTTCGGGTCCAACCCCCTTGACCCGCGTTGCCGCACCGCATCGGCACGGGCCGGCCGTGCGCAGGGCCGACGCGAGGCGGCGGCCGTCGCGGCATTTTTAGGACGCGGCTGA
- a CDS encoding TetR/AcrR family transcriptional regulator encodes MGVRTDTRQKMLVSSVELLRERGAGGVTVDAVLSRSQAPRGSVYHHFPGGRSEIMAEALALAGDTISSIIEQASAAGSLAALRRFGKFWKKLLLDSDFNAGCPVVSVAVGGSPDDQHLQPAVAEIFQRWHQALVTAIIADGVEARRADRLATMAIASFEGAIILCRLQRSTTPLDDVIAEFESVIASAAS; translated from the coding sequence ATGGGAGTCCGTACCGATACCCGGCAGAAGATGCTGGTCAGCTCAGTCGAGTTGCTACGCGAGCGGGGTGCGGGCGGGGTAACGGTGGATGCCGTGCTGTCGCGGAGCCAAGCGCCGCGCGGCTCGGTCTACCACCACTTCCCAGGGGGCCGTAGCGAGATCATGGCCGAGGCACTCGCACTTGCCGGCGACACAATCAGCTCCATCATTGAGCAGGCAAGCGCTGCGGGATCACTCGCCGCGCTGCGCCGCTTCGGGAAGTTTTGGAAGAAGCTCCTTCTCGACTCAGACTTCAACGCCGGGTGCCCCGTCGTCTCCGTTGCCGTCGGCGGCTCGCCCGACGATCAGCATCTGCAGCCCGCTGTGGCGGAGATCTTCCAACGTTGGCACCAGGCACTCGTCACGGCGATCATTGCCGACGGCGTAGAGGCGCGGCGTGCCGACCGCTTGGCGACGATGGCGATCGCGAGCTTCGAGGGCGCGATCATCCTGTGCCGGCTGCAACGGTCCACAACTCCGCTCGACGACGTCATTGCCGAGTTCGAGTCCGTGATCGCCTCAGCCGCGTCCTAA
- a CDS encoding molybdopterin-dependent oxidoreductase produces MTTDWQQSACILCECNCGIVVQLDGRTLAKIRGDKDHPASRGYTCNKALRLDHYQNSRNRLTSPMRRRPDGGHEEIDWDTAISEIATGVAHIRDTYGGDKIFYYGGGGQGNHLGGAYSGAFLKAIGSRYRSNALAQEKTGEAWVDAHLYGGHTRGEFEHAEVSVFVGKNPWMSQSFPRARTVLNEIAKDPRRSMIVVDPVLTDTAKMADFHLRVRPGTDAWCLAAMAAVLVQENLCNEEFLTHHVTGIDAVRQTLRDVPVDDYAARCAVDPELLRAATRRIAGAESVAVFEDLGIQQAPNSTVCSYLNKMLWILTGSFAKRGGQHLHSGFGPLMRHGTEVGRTPVTGAPLIGGLVPSNVVPQEILSDHPDRFRAMFVESSNPAHSLADSTACRAAFESLELLVVIDVAMTETARLADYVLPAASQFEKPEATFFNLEFPHNTFHLRHPLLEPLPGTLPEPEIWARLVRALGVVDDGELQPLRNAAKEGRDAYAVAFRQAVGENPTFRKVLPYVLYETLGPTLPDGLAGAAALWGLAQNVALTYPDAVRRAGHRDGNALFDAILENRSGVTFTVHEYEDDFALIRHADHKIHLEIPELLDEIRRLPDVPARYTTPEYPIVLSAGERRPFTANDIFRDPSWRKRDPQGALRVSVEDAQKLGLVDGGRARITTAAGSAEASVEISEAMLPGHASLPNGYGLDFIDDDGATLIPGVAPNSLTSTDWRDEYAGTPWHKHVPARIEAVLSAGSPE; encoded by the coding sequence ATGACAACTGACTGGCAGCAGAGCGCGTGCATCTTATGCGAATGCAATTGCGGCATCGTGGTGCAACTCGACGGCAGGACCCTGGCCAAAATCCGCGGCGACAAAGACCATCCGGCGTCGCGGGGCTACACCTGCAACAAGGCGTTGCGCCTCGATCACTACCAGAACAGCCGCAACCGGTTGACCTCACCGATGCGCCGGCGCCCTGACGGCGGCCACGAGGAAATCGACTGGGACACAGCGATTTCCGAGATCGCCACCGGTGTCGCTCACATCCGCGACACGTACGGCGGGGACAAGATCTTCTATTACGGGGGCGGAGGACAGGGCAATCATCTCGGCGGGGCGTACAGCGGCGCGTTCCTCAAGGCAATCGGCTCCCGCTACCGCTCGAATGCGTTGGCACAGGAGAAGACCGGCGAGGCCTGGGTCGACGCTCACCTGTACGGCGGCCACACCCGCGGCGAGTTCGAGCACGCCGAGGTGTCGGTGTTCGTGGGCAAGAACCCGTGGATGTCGCAGAGCTTTCCCCGGGCACGCACGGTGCTCAACGAGATCGCCAAAGACCCGCGACGCTCGATGATCGTCGTCGACCCGGTCCTCACCGACACCGCCAAGATGGCCGACTTTCATCTGCGGGTCCGGCCGGGCACCGACGCGTGGTGCCTGGCGGCGATGGCGGCGGTGCTGGTGCAGGAAAACCTGTGCAACGAGGAATTTCTGACGCACCACGTCACCGGCATCGACGCCGTTCGACAGACGTTAAGGGATGTCCCCGTCGACGACTACGCGGCGCGATGCGCCGTCGATCCCGAGCTGTTGCGTGCTGCCACCCGGCGCATAGCGGGTGCCGAGAGCGTCGCGGTGTTCGAGGATCTCGGCATCCAGCAGGCGCCCAACAGCACGGTGTGCTCGTATCTGAACAAGATGCTGTGGATTCTGACCGGCAGTTTCGCCAAGCGCGGTGGGCAGCACCTGCATTCCGGCTTCGGGCCGCTCATGCGTCATGGCACCGAGGTCGGGCGCACACCCGTGACCGGCGCTCCGTTGATCGGCGGTCTGGTGCCCAGCAACGTTGTGCCGCAAGAGATTTTATCGGATCATCCCGACCGCTTTCGCGCGATGTTTGTGGAGAGCAGTAATCCGGCACACTCCCTTGCCGACTCGACGGCTTGCCGGGCGGCGTTCGAATCGCTGGAACTCCTGGTGGTCATCGACGTCGCGATGACCGAAACCGCCCGGCTCGCCGACTATGTGCTGCCGGCGGCCAGCCAGTTCGAGAAGCCCGAGGCGACATTCTTCAATCTCGAGTTCCCGCACAACACCTTTCATTTGCGCCACCCGCTGCTGGAACCGTTGCCTGGCACCCTGCCCGAGCCCGAGATCTGGGCTCGGCTGGTGCGGGCCCTCGGTGTCGTCGACGACGGCGAGCTGCAACCGCTGCGGAACGCAGCCAAAGAGGGCCGCGACGCCTACGCAGTTGCGTTCAGGCAGGCCGTCGGTGAGAATCCGACATTCCGAAAAGTACTGCCGTACGTGCTGTATGAAACCCTCGGGCCCACCCTGCCGGACGGGCTGGCCGGTGCGGCGGCGCTGTGGGGCCTGGCCCAAAACGTTGCGCTGACCTATCCGGACGCCGTTCGTCGCGCAGGTCACCGCGACGGCAACGCGCTGTTCGACGCCATCCTGGAAAACCGCTCCGGCGTAACGTTCACCGTCCACGAATACGAAGACGACTTTGCGTTGATCCGGCACGCGGATCACAAGATTCACCTCGAAATACCCGAGTTGCTCGACGAAATCCGCAGACTGCCCGACGTCCCCGCCCGCTACACGACGCCGGAGTATCCGATTGTGCTGTCCGCGGGTGAGCGGCGCCCGTTCACCGCCAACGACATTTTTCGCGATCCCTCATGGCGCAAGCGTGACCCACAGGGCGCCCTGCGGGTCAGCGTGGAAGACGCTCAGAAACTGGGATTGGTCGACGGCGGCCGAGCCCGGATCACCACTGCGGCCGGCAGTGCCGAGGCGAGCGTCGAGATCAGCGAGGCTATGCTGCCCGGCCACGCGTCACTGCCCAACGGGTATGGCCTCGACTTCATCGACGACGATGGCGCCACGCTGATCCCGGGTGTCGCCCCGAACTCACTGACCTCGACCGACTGGCGCGACGAGTACGCGGGGACGCCGTGGCACAAGCATGTGCCGGCCCGCATCGAGGCGGTCCTCAGCGCGGGATCACCGGAATGA
- a CDS encoding CocE/NonD family hydrolase produces the protein MARSASPDAPAHDRPWKRPGAVRYAVTRLRGFLRAPVDVYVPEPGAVVVHDDVAVTTRDGTVLRVNVYLPPDAGPFPVLLCAHPYGKDKLPKKRGRGYAVPFQYRLLRQPSRLRFSTLTTWEAPDPAWWTAHGFAVVNCDLRGAGQSDGIGSLLSDQEGEDVYDLVEWAAEQPWSTGAVGMIGVSYLAISQWKAAALRPPHLRAIVPWEGFTDAYRDLARPGGIREVGFISIWSRGLKSARLKYRLSEEVSNRPLRDEFWRSLVPDLAKIEVPALICGSFSDNNLHSRGSMRGFEQIGSAERHLYTHRGGKWTTFYSESALQTQLAFLNRHLRDVPGEPLPRVRLEVRDDRDHIAQVRDETSWPPESTVWTALHLTDVGLRTDPAERDGSITFDTRSGGARFGWTVPADTEITGPMALRLFVEVAGGDDVDLFVGIEKWCGTTFVPFEGAYGFGRDRITCGWLKASMRALDETRSRPFEPVPRCDARDPLPAGQVVQVDIPLGPSATLFRAGEQLRLVVAGRWLWPRNPLTGQFPAAYERGPRTRCTLHWGPERDPRLLIPVIPR, from the coding sequence ATGGCTCGATCGGCCTCACCCGACGCTCCGGCTCACGATCGCCCCTGGAAACGGCCCGGCGCCGTCCGGTACGCAGTAACGCGCCTGCGGGGTTTCCTGCGTGCGCCAGTCGACGTCTACGTCCCGGAGCCGGGTGCCGTCGTGGTGCACGACGACGTCGCGGTGACGACCCGCGACGGAACCGTGCTGCGGGTGAATGTTTACCTGCCGCCGGACGCGGGACCGTTTCCGGTGCTGCTGTGTGCGCATCCCTACGGCAAGGACAAGTTGCCCAAGAAGCGGGGACGTGGCTACGCGGTGCCGTTTCAGTACCGCCTGCTGCGGCAACCGTCGCGGCTGCGGTTTTCGACGCTGACCACTTGGGAGGCGCCGGATCCGGCGTGGTGGACCGCGCACGGGTTCGCGGTGGTGAACTGCGATCTGCGTGGGGCAGGCCAATCCGACGGCATCGGTTCGCTGCTGTCCGACCAAGAAGGCGAGGACGTCTACGACCTCGTCGAGTGGGCAGCCGAACAACCGTGGAGCACCGGCGCGGTCGGCATGATCGGGGTTTCTTACCTGGCGATCTCGCAGTGGAAGGCGGCCGCGCTGCGTCCGCCACATCTGCGGGCGATCGTGCCGTGGGAGGGATTCACCGACGCCTACCGCGACCTGGCCCGGCCCGGCGGGATCCGGGAGGTCGGCTTCATCAGCATCTGGAGCCGCGGGCTGAAGTCGGCGCGGCTGAAATACCGGCTTTCCGAGGAGGTTTCGAATCGGCCGCTGCGCGACGAGTTCTGGCGATCACTGGTGCCCGATCTGGCCAAGATCGAGGTGCCCGCCCTGATCTGCGGCAGCTTCTCGGACAACAACCTGCACAGCCGCGGGTCGATGCGCGGTTTCGAGCAGATCGGTTCGGCTGAGCGCCACCTGTACACCCACCGCGGCGGCAAATGGACCACGTTCTATTCCGAATCGGCGTTGCAGACGCAGCTGGCGTTTCTCAATCGTCATCTCCGCGACGTCCCCGGGGAGCCGCTGCCGCGGGTGCGCCTGGAAGTGCGCGACGATCGCGACCATATTGCGCAGGTCCGGGACGAAACCAGTTGGCCGCCTGAGTCAACCGTGTGGACTGCGCTGCACCTGACCGATGTCGGGCTGCGGACCGACCCGGCTGAGCGGGACGGCTCGATCACCTTCGACACCCGTTCGGGCGGTGCGCGATTCGGTTGGACGGTGCCTGCGGACACCGAGATCACGGGGCCGATGGCGCTGCGGCTGTTCGTCGAAGTCGCGGGTGGCGACGACGTCGACCTATTCGTCGGTATCGAAAAGTGGTGTGGCACAACGTTTGTGCCATTTGAAGGTGCTTATGGCTTCGGCCGCGACCGCATAACCTGCGGGTGGTTGAAGGCGTCGATGCGAGCGCTCGACGAGACACGGTCCCGGCCGTTCGAACCGGTGCCGAGATGCGATGCCCGCGACCCGCTCCCGGCCGGTCAGGTTGTGCAGGTGGACATTCCGCTGGGCCCGTCGGCGACATTGTTTCGGGCCGGTGAGCAGCTTCGGCTCGTCGTCGCGGGTCGATGGCTGTGGCCGCGCAACCCGCTGACGGGCCAGTTCCCCGCCGCCTACGAACGCGGCCCGCGCACCAGATGCACGCTGCATTGGGGCCCGGAGCGCGACCCCCGGCTGCTCATTCCGGTGATCCCGCGCTGA
- a CDS encoding patatin-like phospholipase family protein codes for MAHTDALRAPVEARRPGSPARARVALALGSGGARGYAHIGVINELRDRGYEIVGIAGSSMGALVGGLQAAGRLDDFAAWAKDLTQRAVLRLLDPSITAAGVLRAEKILDAVRDILGEASIEELPIPYTAVTTDLIAGKSVWLQRGPVDEAIRASIAIPGMIAPHVVDGRLLADGGILDPLPMAPIAAVNADLTIAVSLSGNETEAEREAESHPATEWLNRMVRNTTALFDGVLNRFGASVPEDEIESETGEVEQPIEPAAEAPKLGGRFEVMNRTIDIAQAALARHTLAAYPPDLLIEVPRSACRSLEFHRAAEVIDFGRALASRTLDTLEGEPSDLPTPKAD; via the coding sequence ATGGCCCACACCGACGCCCTTCGCGCCCCGGTTGAGGCGCGCCGCCCGGGCAGTCCCGCACGGGCGCGGGTGGCGTTGGCGCTGGGCAGCGGCGGGGCGCGCGGCTACGCCCACATCGGGGTGATCAACGAGCTGCGCGACCGCGGTTACGAAATCGTCGGGATCGCCGGCTCGTCGATGGGCGCGCTCGTCGGTGGACTGCAGGCCGCCGGGCGGCTCGACGACTTCGCCGCCTGGGCCAAGGACTTGACGCAGCGCGCGGTGTTGCGGCTTCTCGACCCGTCGATCACCGCCGCGGGGGTGCTGCGGGCCGAGAAGATCCTCGACGCGGTCCGTGACATTCTCGGCGAGGCGTCCATCGAGGAGCTGCCGATCCCGTACACCGCGGTGACGACCGACCTGATCGCCGGAAAGTCGGTGTGGCTGCAGCGGGGCCCGGTCGACGAGGCCATCCGGGCATCGATCGCCATCCCCGGGATGATCGCCCCGCACGTCGTCGACGGCCGGCTACTGGCCGACGGGGGAATCCTCGACCCGCTGCCGATGGCGCCGATCGCGGCGGTCAACGCCGACCTGACCATCGCGGTCAGCTTGAGCGGCAACGAAACCGAAGCCGAGCGCGAAGCCGAATCGCATCCCGCAACCGAGTGGCTGAACCGCATGGTCCGCAATACCACCGCCCTGTTCGACGGCGTGCTCAACCGGTTCGGCGCGTCCGTTCCCGAAGACGAAATCGAAAGCGAGACAGGCGAAGTCGAGCAGCCGATCGAGCCAGCCGCGGAAGCACCCAAACTGGGTGGTCGTTTCGAGGTGATGAACCGCACGATCGACATCGCCCAGGCCGCACTGGCCCGCCACACTCTCGCCGCATACCCCCCCGACCTTCTGATCGAGGTGCCGCGTTCGGCCTGCCGCAGCCTGGAATTCCACCGCGCCGCGGAGGTGATCGACTTCGGCCGCGCGCTGGCGAGCCGCACGCTGGACACCCTTGAGGGCGAGCCGTCCGATCTTCCAACCCCGAAAGCTGATTGA
- a CDS encoding cysteine dioxygenase, giving the protein MAIANPVLPRPSVSGPTRLRLPDLLHATDQTADDVLSGHYDYLLPPGGVPVDRRWFVRLHGDDELDIWLISWVPGQHTELHDHGGSMGALTLLSGSVYEFRWDGQRLRRRRLDAGDQAGFPLGWVHDVVWAPSSVPAGPTLSVHAYSPPLTVMSYYEVTRRNTLRRRRTELTDQPEKPQ; this is encoded by the coding sequence ATGGCTATCGCCAACCCTGTCCTGCCGCGCCCGTCGGTATCTGGTCCCACCCGGCTGCGGCTGCCCGACCTGCTGCATGCGACCGACCAGACCGCCGACGACGTGTTGTCCGGGCACTACGACTACCTGCTGCCGCCCGGCGGCGTTCCCGTCGACCGGCGCTGGTTCGTTCGGCTGCACGGCGACGACGAGCTCGACATCTGGCTGATCAGCTGGGTACCCGGGCAGCACACCGAATTACACGACCATGGCGGATCGATGGGTGCGCTGACGTTGCTGTCCGGCTCGGTGTACGAGTTCCGCTGGGACGGTCAGCGGCTGCGCCGCCGGCGGCTCGACGCCGGCGACCAGGCCGGGTTTCCGCTGGGCTGGGTGCACGACGTGGTGTGGGCGCCGAGCAGTGTTCCGGCCGGCCCGACGTTGAGCGTGCACGCGTATTCGCCGCCTCTGACCGTGATGTCGTATTACGAGGTCACCCGTCGCAACACGCTGCGCCGTCGGCGCACCGAACTGACCGACCAACCGGAGAAACCACAATGA
- a CDS encoding rhodanese-like domain-containing protein: MSRIDRMLAAARERLQRLPADEVPAALRRGAVLVDIRPQAQRAQEGEVPGALRIERNVLEWRCDPTSDARLPQAVDDDVEWVILCSEGYTSSLAAAALQDLGLHRATDVVGGYHALVAAGVLAAR; encoded by the coding sequence ATGAGCCGCATCGATCGGATGCTCGCTGCTGCCCGCGAGCGGTTGCAGCGCCTGCCCGCCGACGAGGTGCCCGCGGCGCTGCGGCGCGGAGCGGTGCTGGTCGACATCCGGCCGCAGGCCCAGCGCGCGCAGGAAGGGGAGGTGCCGGGCGCGTTGCGGATCGAGCGCAACGTGCTGGAATGGCGCTGCGACCCGACCAGTGACGCCCGGCTGCCGCAAGCCGTGGACGACGACGTGGAGTGGGTGATCCTGTGCTCGGAGGGCTACACCTCCAGCCTCGCGGCCGCCGCGCTGCAGGATCTGGGTCTGCACCGCGCCACCGACGTCGTCGGCGGTTATCACGCGCTGGTGGCCGCCGGAGTGCTGGCCGCGCGTTAG
- a CDS encoding enoyl-CoA hydratase, with protein MSYETILVDRDGRVGLITLNRPQALNALNSQMMNEVTRAATEFDNDPGIGAIVITGSAKAFAAGADIKEMSSLTFADVFDADFFAPWAKLAAVRTPTIAAVAGHALGGGCELAMMCDLLIAADTAKFGQPEIKLGVLPGMGGSQRLTRAIGKAKAMDLILTGRTIDAAEAERSGLVSRVVPADDLLAEAKAAATTIAGMSLSATRMAKEAVNRAFESTLAEGLLYERRLFHSAFATEDQSEGMAAFIEKRPANFTHR; from the coding sequence ATGAGTTACGAGACCATTCTGGTCGACCGCGACGGGCGCGTCGGCCTCATCACGCTGAACCGGCCGCAGGCGCTCAATGCGCTCAACAGCCAGATGATGAACGAAGTCACCAGGGCCGCAACCGAATTCGACAACGATCCCGGGATCGGCGCGATTGTCATCACCGGTTCGGCCAAGGCGTTCGCCGCCGGCGCCGACATCAAGGAAATGTCGAGCCTGACGTTCGCCGACGTCTTCGACGCCGACTTCTTCGCCCCGTGGGCGAAGCTGGCCGCCGTGCGCACTCCCACGATCGCCGCGGTGGCCGGGCATGCTCTGGGCGGCGGCTGCGAGCTGGCGATGATGTGCGATCTGCTGATCGCCGCTGACACAGCGAAATTCGGCCAGCCCGAGATCAAACTCGGCGTGCTGCCCGGCATGGGCGGCTCGCAGCGGCTGACCCGGGCTATCGGCAAGGCCAAGGCCATGGACCTGATCCTGACCGGTCGCACCATCGACGCCGCCGAGGCCGAGCGCAGCGGACTGGTGTCACGAGTGGTGCCCGCCGACGACCTGCTCGCCGAGGCCAAGGCCGCCGCCACCACCATCGCAGGGATGTCGCTATCGGCGACCCGGATGGCCAAGGAGGCGGTCAACCGCGCCTTCGAATCCACGCTGGCCGAAGGGCTGCTTTACGAAAGACGGCTGTTCCATTCGGCTTTCGCAACCGAGGACCAGTCGGAGGGCATGGCGGCATTCATCGAGAAGCGGCCCGCGAATTTCACGCACCGCTAG